A single region of the Bacteroides luhongzhouii genome encodes:
- a CDS encoding RagB/SusD family nutrient uptake outer membrane protein, producing the protein MKIKQLILGVLSLFILPALNGCTDIEDHPDGRTDYSDLFTTNRKTYAYMNQCYGWILNYGMNYNYTMLAGCTDEAKDAWELQNGATRKWNEGQLSPFSNPLENIEGNPENYNYYYQGIRACNIFLANIPTASVYSEEIRNSFKAQVLTLRAFYYLQLVKRYGGVPVITTPDYDYTKVKRGTFGECARQILADCQDAIDIPTVEEWGWRSLDKENYRHVMTKAICAAIRSQIALYAASPLYNDGTITWTEAAEITKKSLDDCLANNYELYKRQPNATAGYSPYDVYFYSRTDLPVVNDKETIMEVGQMYMWNYAGLPTTDGQTDAGACPSQELLDAYEVVNPDMTEAYPLLNLENPYQDANHLQPNLNSAVQNLYNQSKPYENRDPRLKASIYYDGSKLNLETGALVSTKAGGNCALDPSNARYTCTGYYTRKFSHYKSGRSGNLDGYFKEFRLAELYLNYAEAANEASTTGTVPNDAVDAVNAVRSRVGMPGIPYGLSCEQFRLRIRNERRVELAFEEHRFFDVRRWKILDQTDKVVTGMKANSDGSYSRFVVDNTRKAYSEKFLLYPIPGDEAIRLQNAAGTNCQNPGW; encoded by the coding sequence ATGAAAATAAAACAACTTATATTAGGAGTACTCTCCCTATTTATATTGCCTGCATTGAACGGATGCACCGATATTGAGGATCACCCGGACGGTCGTACAGATTACAGTGATTTGTTTACCACTAATCGCAAAACGTATGCCTATATGAACCAATGCTACGGATGGATTCTAAACTACGGAATGAACTATAACTACACAATGCTTGCAGGCTGTACGGACGAAGCTAAAGATGCTTGGGAATTACAGAACGGAGCTACCCGCAAATGGAATGAAGGACAATTATCCCCCTTCAGTAATCCATTGGAAAACATCGAAGGTAATCCGGAAAATTACAACTATTATTATCAAGGGATACGCGCTTGTAACATCTTCCTTGCCAATATCCCTACTGCCAGTGTCTATTCGGAAGAGATACGCAACAGTTTCAAGGCACAGGTACTAACACTACGTGCTTTCTATTATCTTCAATTAGTAAAACGTTATGGAGGCGTTCCCGTCATAACAACTCCTGACTACGATTATACCAAAGTCAAGAGAGGTACATTCGGCGAATGTGCCCGTCAAATATTGGCCGATTGCCAGGATGCCATCGACATTCCCACTGTTGAAGAATGGGGATGGCGTTCATTGGACAAGGAAAACTACCGTCATGTAATGACAAAAGCCATCTGCGCTGCTATCCGTTCGCAAATAGCGCTCTATGCAGCCAGCCCCTTGTACAATGACGGAACAATCACCTGGACAGAAGCCGCAGAAATCACGAAGAAATCTTTGGATGACTGCCTGGCAAACAATTATGAACTTTATAAGAGACAGCCGAATGCCACAGCCGGCTACTCTCCTTATGATGTTTATTTCTACTCGCGTACTGACCTTCCGGTAGTAAACGACAAAGAAACCATCATGGAGGTTGGACAAATGTATATGTGGAATTATGCCGGCCTGCCAACTACTGATGGTCAGACAGATGCCGGCGCATGTCCGTCTCAAGAATTACTTGATGCTTATGAAGTCGTGAACCCGGATATGACAGAGGCCTATCCCCTGCTCAATCTTGAGAATCCCTATCAAGACGCCAATCACCTGCAACCCAATCTGAATTCGGCTGTTCAAAACCTTTATAATCAATCTAAGCCGTATGAGAACCGTGATCCACGTCTTAAAGCTTCTATCTATTATGATGGTTCCAAACTGAATCTGGAAACGGGTGCATTAGTCTCAACCAAGGCAGGAGGAAACTGTGCTCTCGATCCGAGCAATGCACGCTACACCTGTACAGGTTATTATACACGTAAGTTTTCACATTATAAATCTGGACGTTCCGGTAACCTCGACGGATATTTCAAAGAATTCCGTTTGGCCGAATTATATTTGAATTATGCAGAAGCCGCTAACGAGGCATCTACCACCGGGACTGTACCTAATGATGCAGTAGATGCAGTCAATGCAGTGCGTTCCAGAGTAGGCATGCCGGGCATTCCTTATGGATTATCCTGTGAACAGTTCCGTCTGCGAATCAGAAACGAAAGGCGTGTGGAACTTGCTTTTGAAGAACATCGCTTCTTCGACGTACGCCGTTGGAAAATACTGGATCAGACAGATAAGGTAGTCACCGGAATGAAAGCAAACTCGGATGGAAGTTACTCCCGTTTTGTAGTAGATAATACCCGAAAAGCATACAGTGAGAAATTCCTGTTGTATCCGATACCGGGTGATGAGGCAATCAGGTTGCAAAATGCAGCAGGAACCAACTGTCAGAATCCGGGCTGGTAA
- a CDS encoding SusC/RagA family TonB-linked outer membrane protein, which produces MYMKNRIITLLCIVCLFAGNEVCRAQVQEVISGVVRNESNEPLDGAIISVPDNPEYTTSSDKDGKFIMEIPSGANMVVCKIPGYRNQTMKFTLNKPVEFRLVSDIADQDTPIEVAMLQKEKKGSYTGAISTVQGDELVKTPNSGFSATLTGRLAGLTSIQSTSTPADDATTMYIRGLNSINGNSPLVVLDGIPAPLFDMNTLDANTVESVSILKDAAAKALYGPRASSGVILITTKRGEIGRTKVNVNMDFSIQQATQRPKTVSTGEYAQMRNQALLNDGGTPLYSLYEIAGFTDGTIPGHDWYDTFMNDAASMQRYNINISGGNNRVKYLVNAGYLHQNSLIDAEKNDNYNPALKLHRFNILANVDVTLHRYLNCFLNTNVTIDRMNQGYNGTGDIMNSIYQMAPTVPGPVTEDGKVITTEYNEYPTYGLINRSGYSHRTGINLNVAYGMNLDLGFLTKGLSVKGIVGYEANYDGTIYGSTDYARYAANGSGIFGTHTTLPLSLSKTANMRYFINFQGFVSYNRTFGEKHEVDAFVSYFNENMMKNGDLPYDRLSLMGHVKYGYDSRYYIQGDFTYDGTEQFKPGNRFKFFPTVSAAWVVSNESFLKDSDWLSFFKVRASAGWLGNDQISATRFLYATDVRYQLQGYLLSNYYAARTVEGMQGNPYIHYEKSFQQNYGIDITLFNSLSLTFDYWNVKQTNMAIQNNSISSAQGIASNYLPFENLGKMNNKGFDIELSYTKKLKCGLNMTFRGNMGYNKNEVIDVKELNRTTSGYYYPYRKTGYSAGQQFGYLIDYSNGNGYYNSQEEIDKSGLRFSGASPRPGDFIYKDLNNDGNIDERDQAPMDKAQTLPTIAYGGSVQLEYRNFDLYVQLQGVSGTAAYYSGCGIFDNSYQGVYTDLHRNAWTAERYASNEEISYPALTTGNSSSLQNNEFFYSKNNYLRVKNVVLGYTLPKRWSSKLKLEKMRFYISGANLLTTSSLKFDNLDPEQYSYTTYPIYRTFNIGLNLNF; this is translated from the coding sequence ATGTATATGAAAAACAGAATAATCACACTTTTGTGCATCGTATGCCTGTTTGCAGGCAACGAAGTATGCCGGGCACAAGTGCAAGAAGTAATATCCGGTGTGGTGCGGAATGAGAGCAACGAACCTTTAGACGGTGCAATCATTTCTGTTCCGGACAATCCCGAATACACCACAAGCAGTGACAAAGACGGAAAATTCATCATGGAAATACCGTCAGGAGCCAATATGGTAGTTTGTAAGATTCCGGGATACCGGAACCAGACAATGAAATTCACTCTGAACAAACCTGTTGAATTTCGCCTGGTATCAGATATTGCCGATCAGGATACACCTATCGAAGTAGCCATGCTACAAAAAGAGAAAAAAGGAAGTTATACCGGAGCTATCTCTACCGTTCAGGGAGACGAATTGGTAAAAACGCCCAATAGCGGATTTTCAGCCACATTGACCGGACGTTTGGCCGGATTGACCTCTATCCAGTCAACCAGCACACCGGCTGATGATGCAACGACAATGTATATACGTGGCCTGAACTCTATAAATGGCAATTCACCTTTGGTCGTGCTCGACGGAATTCCGGCTCCACTATTCGATATGAATACGCTTGATGCCAACACTGTCGAGTCTGTCAGTATTCTGAAAGATGCCGCAGCTAAAGCATTATATGGTCCCCGAGCTTCCTCCGGAGTGATTCTTATTACTACCAAAAGAGGAGAAATAGGACGTACCAAAGTAAATGTAAACATGGACTTCTCCATACAGCAGGCTACCCAGCGCCCCAAAACAGTAAGTACAGGCGAATATGCACAGATGCGTAACCAGGCATTACTCAATGATGGAGGCACTCCGCTTTATTCTTTATATGAAATAGCCGGATTCACAGATGGGACTATCCCCGGACATGACTGGTATGACACCTTTATGAATGATGCAGCCAGTATGCAACGATACAATATCAATATCAGCGGAGGCAATAACCGGGTGAAATATCTTGTTAATGCCGGTTATCTTCATCAAAACAGTCTGATTGACGCAGAAAAGAACGACAACTATAACCCAGCGCTCAAATTGCATCGTTTCAACATCCTAGCCAATGTAGACGTTACTCTGCATCGTTATCTGAATTGTTTCCTTAATACCAATGTCACTATCGACCGGATGAATCAAGGGTATAATGGCACAGGAGATATTATGAATTCGATCTATCAGATGGCTCCCACCGTACCGGGACCTGTCACCGAAGACGGAAAAGTAATTACCACAGAGTATAACGAATACCCTACTTACGGACTTATCAACCGTTCCGGATATAGCCATCGAACGGGTATCAACCTAAATGTCGCCTATGGAATGAACTTGGATCTGGGATTCCTGACCAAAGGATTAAGCGTGAAAGGAATAGTAGGTTATGAAGCCAACTATGACGGTACAATCTACGGTTCTACCGACTATGCACGTTACGCAGCCAATGGTAGTGGCATTTTTGGCACACACACCACTCTTCCTCTAAGCCTAAGTAAGACTGCCAATATGCGTTATTTTATCAACTTTCAGGGGTTTGTCAGCTACAACCGTACTTTTGGAGAAAAACATGAAGTAGATGCATTTGTCAGTTATTTCAATGAGAATATGATGAAAAACGGAGATCTTCCATACGATCGTTTATCATTGATGGGACATGTGAAATACGGCTATGATTCACGATACTATATACAAGGAGACTTCACTTATGACGGTACGGAACAGTTCAAACCGGGCAACCGTTTTAAATTCTTTCCGACAGTATCCGCCGCTTGGGTGGTATCCAACGAAAGTTTCCTGAAAGACAGTGACTGGTTATCTTTCTTCAAAGTGCGTGCGTCTGCCGGCTGGCTGGGAAATGACCAAATATCCGCTACACGTTTCTTGTATGCTACCGATGTACGTTATCAGTTGCAAGGCTATTTGTTAAGTAACTACTATGCAGCTCGAACAGTAGAAGGTATGCAAGGTAATCCATATATCCACTATGAAAAGTCTTTCCAGCAAAACTACGGAATCGATATCACTCTGTTCAATTCATTAAGTCTCACATTTGACTACTGGAATGTGAAGCAGACCAATATGGCTATCCAAAACAATAGTATCTCTTCTGCACAAGGTATTGCCAGCAATTATCTGCCCTTCGAAAATCTAGGTAAGATGAATAACAAAGGATTCGATATCGAATTATCCTACACCAAAAAACTGAAATGCGGATTAAATATGACATTCAGAGGCAACATGGGATACAACAAAAACGAAGTAATTGACGTCAAAGAGTTGAATCGTACAACCAGCGGATATTACTACCCATATCGTAAGACCGGTTATTCTGCCGGACAGCAGTTTGGCTATCTCATTGACTATTCCAACGGAAACGGATATTACAATAGTCAAGAAGAAATAGACAAGAGCGGACTCCGATTCTCCGGAGCTTCTCCCCGTCCGGGCGACTTTATCTACAAAGACCTGAACAACGATGGAAATATCGACGAACGCGACCAGGCCCCAATGGATAAAGCACAAACGCTGCCGACCATCGCCTATGGCGGCTCTGTCCAATTGGAATATAGGAACTTTGATTTATATGTTCAGTTGCAGGGTGTGTCGGGCACAGCCGCCTATTATAGTGGATGCGGTATCTTCGACAATAGCTATCAAGGCGTGTACACCGACCTCCATCGTAATGCCTGGACAGCAGAACGTTATGCATCCAATGAAGAGATTTCCTACCCGGCTCTGACCACCGGAAACTCTTCCAGTCTCCAAAACAATGAGTTCTTCTATTCTAAGAACAACTACTTGCGAGTAAAGAATGTAGTATTAGGATATACATTGCCAAAACGTTGGAGCAGTAAACTAAAACTGGAGAAGATGAGATTTTATATCAGTGGCGCCAATCTGCTGACTACCTCATCTCTTAAGTTTGACAATCTGGACCCTGAACAATATTCTTATACCACATACCCTATTTACAGAACATTTAATATCGGACTTAACTTGAATTTCTAA